TGTTTTCTGGGTCAAAATAAATGGGGTTAGGAGCAAAAGAAGCAGCCGCAGAATGTTCAATTCCTTGGTCAACGGGTAGAATAGAAATGTATCCCGTATTGGCTAATCTTCCCGTTGAATAGATTTGCTGAAGACTCCGTAAAACTTGAGCGTTGCGATCGCTTTGTGCAAAAATACGATCAATAAAGTCATTTCCTGGTAAATGTACCAAAGATTGGGGAACTTTGGCTTTGTAGGTGAGCAGATTTTCTGCTTCTTCTCCTAGGTAAGATTCTATGCTTCCTGGTTTAAAAAGTGTAGCAGTCATAAGAGTATTCTAAGATTGAGTTCTTAACTGTTATTATATCATTGTGCTTTTTTAAAATGGTTAATTTTTCTTTCTATAGATTGATTTAAGAAAGTAATTTGAGTATTAATTTTAGGTCAATTTTTATTATCTGTTTATCTTCTCAATACCCATGATTTCGACTTTATCCCCCATGTTTAAAAATTTATCCCATTCTGACTCTGGAATTCTTGTATTCACACTAAATGGGCTTAATAATATTAAGCCCTTACTATATTATTCCTATGCTAATTTCCCAAAGTAATTTGTTGATAAGCGGCCTTCAAATTACTCCCATAAAGGGCTTGAAATTTATAATCTTTGTAAGCATCAGGAATTTTTGAAGCACTATTAATCGCCTGTTCTTCTGGTATTTTCTTCTCCTTCCAAGTCATTGCTAAGGTTTCTAATTTGTCTAGATAAGTTTTAAGGCTATCTAATCCACGACTATCAGTAATCGGCCCATGACCAGGGACGAATTTAACATCATTATAATCCTTTTTTAAGGTAATTAATGTTTTTTGCCATTGTCGAATATTGCCATCAGTAATATAGGGAAACCTTTTATTAAATAAAATATCTCCGGTAAACATTACTTTAGCATCAGGAATATAAGCAAGTAAATCTGTTCCCATTGTATGGCCTTCGGCCGTTTCTAGAATTACCTGGCGATTGCCTAACCAAATTGACCCATTTTCGTTCATAATGATACTTGGTAGTTGCGGATTAGGATCATATTCTAGATTTTTTTCTAACATAAATTGACGAATCGGCCCCCGTCCAATAATGGGAATTCCTTGAGCAACTGCCGCAGAATTCCCCCCTGTATGATCAAAATGAAAGTGAGTATTTAGAACATAGCGAATTGGTTTATCTGTAAGGGTTTTAACTGTATTTAAAAGTAAATCTCCTAACCCTTTGGTTTGAAAAGGATCAATTACTAAAACTCCATCATCTCCAATAATAATACCTCCATTACACACGGCTGCATTCGGTTGATCATTAGGAAAATCTGTATCAGCAACTAAAGCATAAATTCCTGTCCCCACTTCTGCTAGGGTTAATTGAGAAGTGGATAGAGTTACAGCAGGTTGAGAGGGAGAAGATTGAGCCATACCTTGGGTTTGCCATCCAATCAGACAAACACCTGTAATCAAGGTTAGCATAGCCAAAATGAGCCATTGCTTGATTTTGTATCTTTTCATAACAATTTAAGCAGAGATTTTGCAAATTTCTTGTACGATTATGATATCAGAAAGCCTCCTCTGGGGAATAATAAGAAAGTAAACCTTAGTTACTCAAGAGAATCATAGTAAGATGAACTTAGTCAGAATCTGGGTAATTGCGACTAATGGATTTCGAGAAGTAATCCGTGATCGCATCCTCTATGTTATTGGTTTTTTTGGAGTTGTTTTAGCCTTGTCTTTACGCTTACTGCCAGAAATTTCTGTCGGGGCAGATGGTAAAATTTTTCTCGATGTAGGATTAGGAATGACTGCTTTTTTAGGAGCCATTGTCGCCATTTTTGTGGGAACGGGATTAATTAATAAAGAGATTGAAAAAAGAACCGTTTTAGTGTTAATTCCTAAACCCATTAGTCGCAGTGAATTAATCCTTGGTAAACATTTGGGTTTATGCGCGGTACTTGCTGTGATGATTGCCATCATGACATTGCTTTATTTTGGTTTATTGAGTTGGTCAAAAATCACATTTTCCCCCCTTAGCTTATTAATTTCTCAATTATATTTATTGTTAGAATTGGCATTGTTGACGGCTGTTTCTATTACCTTTGGTACTTTTACTAGCTCAATTTTGGCCACTCTTTTGAGTTTCGGAATCTATTTCATTGGACATCTAAGTAGTGATTTACTAAAGTTGGCTATGATTAGCAAAAATCCCAGTATTACTGC
This genomic stretch from Crocosphaera sp. UHCC 0190 harbors:
- a CDS encoding ABC transporter permease; this encodes MNLVRIWVIATNGFREVIRDRILYVIGFFGVVLALSLRLLPEISVGADGKIFLDVGLGMTAFLGAIVAIFVGTGLINKEIEKRTVLVLIPKPISRSELILGKHLGLCAVLAVMIAIMTLLYFGLLSWSKITFSPLSLLISQLYLLLELALLTAVSITFGTFTSSILATLLSFGIYFIGHLSSDLLKLAMISKNPSITALTESIYLIVPNLERLNLRNTAVYGILPNSLELAMNALYGIVYIILLLAISSFIFSRRQF
- a CDS encoding MBL fold metallo-hydrolase, encoding MKRYKIKQWLILAMLTLITGVCLIGWQTQGMAQSSPSQPAVTLSTSQLTLAEVGTGIYALVADTDFPNDQPNAAVCNGGIIIGDDGVLVIDPFQTKGLGDLLLNTVKTLTDKPIRYVLNTHFHFDHTGGNSAAVAQGIPIIGRGPIRQFMLEKNLEYDPNPQLPSIIMNENGSIWLGNRQVILETAEGHTMGTDLLAYIPDAKVMFTGDILFNKRFPYITDGNIRQWQKTLITLKKDYNDVKFVPGHGPITDSRGLDSLKTYLDKLETLAMTWKEKKIPEEQAINSASKIPDAYKDYKFQALYGSNLKAAYQQITLGN